The Mycobacterium sp. EPa45 genomic interval GGCGGAACCGGCGGAAGCGGCGGCCTCAATACCGCCGGCGTTGGGGGCAGCGGCGGTCAGGGCGGAACCAGTGGTCTTTTCGCTGCCGGTGCGGCAGGTGGCGTCGGCGGTAGCGGTACCACCGGCGGAGGGACCGGCGGTGCTGGCGCCACCGGCAATTTGTTCGGCGCCGGGGGCGTCGGTGGCGCGGGGGGCGCCGCGACGGTGAGCGGCACCGGGGGAACCGGGGGTGCCGGCGGTGCCGGCGGCGTTTTCGCAGGGGACGGTGGCGCCGGTGGAACGGGCGGCACGAGTGCCGCCACCGGAGGTAAGGGCGGTGCGGGGGGAGCAGCCGGATTCTTCACCGGGAACGGCGGCCCCGGTGGAGACGGCGGCGCCGCAAGCAACGGTGGCTTCGGTGGGGTGGGCGGAATCGCCGCGCTGATCGGCAATGGTGGCGCGGGCGGGTCCGGCGGGTTCGGCGTGGTCACCGACGGCGGCGGCGGGAACGGCGGCAACGCCAAACTCATCGGTATCGGCGGAAACGGTGGCAATGGCTTCACCGCCGGAACCAACCCGGCCGGGACCGGCGGCCAGGGAGGACTGCTGCTCGGCGCGACGGGCAACGACGGTCTCTTGTTCGGTTGAGCTGCGCCCCACGGAGCGAGCACAAGCATCAGCTCATGCCGGCGGCGATCACCTCGTCGACCTCGGTGGCCCGTGCTGCCATCTCGGCGTGCGCCTTGTCGAGCTGCTCGGCCTGATCTTCGTCAGCCTTCATCATCGACTCGATGTCGAAGTCGGCCATGTCTTGGACACCCATGTCGCGGAAGGCCCCCTGCACCTTGTCGCCCCACAGTCCGATGTCTTTGACGATCGGCACGATGCGGCTGAACAAGTGGGACCGGAACTGGATCATCAGCGGCGAGGTGTCCACCCACTCGGCGCAGGCTTGAACGTCGAGGCCGAGGGTCTCGAAGACCTCTTCGCCCCGGAACCGGTCGCGCATCAGGTAGCAGGCGTCGACGACGAACTCTTCGCGCTCGGCGCGCTCGACCTCGGTCAGCTGGGAGTAGTAGTCCTTCAGCGAGATTCGGCCGAACGCGACGTGGCGGGCCTCGTCTTGCATGACGTAGGCGAGGACCTGTTTGGCCAGTGAGTCTGGGGCCGCCATGTCACGCAGCACGCCGAACGCCGCGAGTGCGAGTCCCTCGATGAGCACCTGCATGCCGAGATATGGCATGTCCCAGCGGGAGTCGCGAAGGGTGTCCTCCAACAGCGAGGTCAGGTTCGTGTTGATCGGGTAGACCAACTCGACCTTCTCCTGGAGAAAACGTGAGAAGGCTTCGACGTGGCGCGCTTCGTCCATCGTCTGAGTGGCCGCATAGAACTTCGCGTCGAGGTCGGGGACGACTTCGACGATCTTGGCCGCGCACACCATCGCCCCCTGCTCGCCGTGCAGAAACTGCGAGAACTGCCAGGCTTGGAAGTGCTGGCGCATCTCGGCGTGACGGGCCTCGTCGGCGGCCTCCCACATCGGGCTACCGAACAGCGGATGGAACTCATCGGGCAGCCCCACCGGGTTCATCGGGTCGACGTCCTGGGACCAGTCGATCCGCGACTGTGCATCCCACTGCTTGTCCTTGCCCTTTTGATAGAGGGAAAGCAGGCGGGAACGACCCTCGTCGTACTCCCACGTGAACCGGGCATCGCCGGCGCTGGGAACCTCCCATGCGTACGGCGTGGGTACTTCGGTGTACTTGTCCTTGGTGGTCACTGCTTGCCGCCTCTCTGCCCGCTGAGCCGTTGTCATATGACTTGAATCACAGTGCGCCGAGATCGGCGGTGCCGTCAAGCAACACGGTCTGAACAGGGAAATTGAGGTAGTCGACTACTTAATGCGAGCTCGCTACTTCCAGTGGTCGTCGAGCAGCGTCGACCAGGCGTGGCTTACCTGCTTCCACTCGTCGGCGCAGCCCTGTGCGCGTTCTTGGGGGAGTCCGCCTTCAGTAACCATGTCCGCATTGGCCTCCGGGTTGGAGCCGTAGATCCAGCACTGCAGGTTGTAGACGCGCTGTTGGTCCAGCGAGTGGACGTCGGCCATGTCCGCAGCACCAAGCTCGGTCCGCGCGGATGCGGAGGCTTGGAATGCCCGCGCGAAGTTCGTGATGGCCTTCAATGACTCCGTATCGACTTTCCCGTTGTCGCCGGGCGTCAGCAGGATGTAGGCCGCCAGCTGGTCGGCGGCATCCTCCTCCTTACCGGTGATCGGCAGGTTGTAGAGGGTGATCGCCATGTGGCCGGCCTCGTGATAGAACGTCGCGTCCTCGGAACCGATGGCCGATGCGACCGGGTCTTTGTCGCCCGCCTTGGTGAAGATCTTCTGGCCGAGGTCCGCATCCTCGTAGCAGATGGTGATGGTCTTCTTGTCGGGGCTCCAGAAGGCATTCGCCTGATCGCACTGCGACCCGTGCAGGGGAATGTCGACGGGCAGCTTCAACGATTGGTTGATGTCCTCGGCGAGGTCCTCGAGGACCTTGTTGTCCTGCAACAGCTTTTTGCCGTTCTGCGCGTCGGGACTCGCGGCGTCGTCGTAGGTCACGACCATCTTGCCGCCGCTGGCATCTGATGCAGGAGTGTCGGTGGGGCCGTTGGCTTTTGGCGTCTGGGATGCCGCCGATACGTCCGAGGATTCGGCCTTCTCCTCCCCGCCGCCACCACCGCATGCGGTCAGCATCAACCCGATTGCCAACACCGGCAGAATGCGAGTGTTCATATCCCCGACCTCCGTTGCCGCGAACCCAGTAATTGACACGGTCGCAGATTCAACGGCCGAGCGGAGCGGGTTGGGCTAATTCGCGGAGCGCGACAGCACAAAGGTGATCGGGTTCTATTGTTATTTTGATATTTACCGACCTGAGCCTCCGAATTTTCTAAGCTGGGTCGATGCCGGATCCGGTGAACAGAATTATCGATCACATCCCGCTGCCCAATGGCGCCTTCTCTTTCGAGTACTTCAACGACACCCTTTACTGCACGGGTGGGACAACACGTCGAATTAACTTGCACACCAATGCGGTAGTGCAGATCGGACCGCAGGCGACATTCTCGGGCGCAATAGCAGTCGTCGACTTTCACCGTCCGTTCCCGGTGCCACCCGACGTTCTGGGATCGGGGACGCCTGACGGTCGGATCTACATCGCGACAGTCAGCGACAGCTTCGTCGACGCTGGTGGCATGGTCTCGTTCGATGACTTCGAAGCCGCCGAAATACTTCCGCCGCTGCTGGATCGCGTCACCCAGTTCAAGCTCTCGCCTCAGGCGGCATCCACCTTCCGCCCAGCCGTCTCCGCGATGGTGGTCTCCAGCGATGGCAAGTATCTGTACTACTTCGACCTGACCACTCGCATGCTTTGCGTGGTCGACCTCGAGGCTGGTCCGCGGATGCTGGGCGGCTACCAGCTCGACGGCTGGTCGATGAGCATGGTCATCAGCCCGGACGACCGCTTCATCTATGTCGCGCACCCTTTCGACAACTCCATCTCGGTGGTCGACACGACCGCGTGGCCGTCGGCGGTACGCAAGGTCCCGGTTGCCAACGGGCCGTTCGGTCTGGCGTTGAGTGCGGACGGCAAGCGGCTGTTCGTCGCGCAGACCGGCGACAGTAGTACTGGCGATCCCAGCGATCTGGGGGCCGGCACGCTTACCGTCCTCAGCACCGAGACCATGGAGCGCGTACAGGTACTCACCGGGGAGCGGTCCACCGGTGTGGCGGTCAACTCCGCGGGAACCCGTGCGTATGTGACGAACAATGCGACCGTCGGTACCGTATCGGTGGTTGACGTGACGGGCACTCCCGCGGTCATCGACACGATCACCGGCTTTGTGAATCCATCGTTCCTCAAGCTCAACGCCGACGGCACCCGCCTCTACGTCTTGGACTGGGCGAGCACGCCGGGCGTCGCGGTGGCGGCGGTCTGAACTATCCCGCTGGCTGCATCCGCATTCGCCATGGGGGCCGGGCTTCATTGAACGTCAACGCTTTTCCCTTCGGCCAGCTTGAGCTGTCGCGCGATCAAAAACAGAGGGAACGCCACGCTGATGGCGATCACGACTCCGGCCGCGACGTAGGCCCATACGTAGGGAACTCCGAGCCGCCGGGCCTCGGCGACCATGAGCACGGCAGCCGCCAAGGCGACGATCAGCAAGTCGTTCGTCAGCGACGAGGTCGCATAGTTGACGTAACCGGCACTGAAGAAGCCGATAAGGCCGCCATTTCCCGCACTGAGCGCGTAGGCGACCGTGTTGCCGAACGCGAAGACCAGCGCAGCTACTGCCAGCACCAGGTAGATGCCGCAGAGCAGCTTGTCCGTTCCGGATAATCGTGAAATCGACGTCATCGCCGGATTATGCGCCTTGTGATCCGGCTGTGGCTGTGTTTAACGCAGGCGCGAGACGCCAGGCCGAAGCCCGGCTGAACTCACCGTGGAAGGCCTAGAAGCCGCTATCGCAGCGATTTCCAAAACTCGCGGATGGTTTCGGCGATTAGCTCGACGTCGAGCAGGAGCGGTCCGAGGTGTCCCGCCCCGGTCACAGCCACGGCTCGCGCATGGGGCATCGTCGCGGCCGCGGTTTGGGCGTCGGCTGGTCGCCAGTGCTGGTCGGGAAGGTCACCGGCAATCAGGAGGGTGGGCACCGTTACGTTGGGGACGTCGTCGGTGAGGGCCTGCCAGCTGTGCATGAATCGGATGGTCCGTCGTACCGATTCCCGGTCGGTTTCTCTGAACGCGGTCATCATGGCAGCGGCCTGTTCCGGTTGTGCTGCAAGCGCTTTCGGACCCATCAGCGCATCGAACAACGCTTTGGTGATGAAGCGGTTTGGGCCTACGAGGCGGTAGATCGCCGCAAGGGGATACGTCTTGGTCCATCGTTGGCGACGGCTGACAGGAGTGAGCGGTGCGGCGATGGTTACCAGACTGCGTAACCGATGTGGCTGGCTGACCGCCGTGGTGATGCCCACGTGCCCGCCCCAGGCATTGCCGACCCAATCCACCGGCTCGTCGACTCCGAGCTGATTCAGCACCTCCCCGGCGGCGGTGGCGCAGTCGTCGAGGGTGAAGTCTCGGTGGATCGGACTGCTGCGGCCGTAGCCGGGACCGTCAATCGTCAGCACGCGCCGGTTCTCGGCGAGCATGTCCACGAGAGGGCCCCAACTGCGGGAGTCGACCCACAAGCTGTGCCAGAACACAGCTGGCGGACCCGAGCCGGCCTGTCCAACATGTAGCGGCCCAAGGCAAGTGGACACCAGACCGGAATCAGCAATGTACGCGACCATGTCGACCTCTCCACCACATGAGTCGGAACCGTCAGGGTCGAAGCCTGGCAATACCATACTGACTGTATGCTGATACCATACAGTTAGTATGGTAGCTGTCAAGGGTAAGCAGGACGCACGTGAACGGCTGGTCGCAGTGGCGACCGAGCTGTTCGGTGAACGTGGGTACCACCAGACGAGCACAGAGGAGATCGTCCGTCGCAGTGGCCTTACTCGCGGCTCGCTGTACCACCACTTCGCGGACAAGGCGGCACTCTTTGAAGAGGTGTTCGATCGGGCCGACCGCACGGTGAGCACACGGGTCCGTGCGGCGGCCAAGGCGGCCACCGACCGGGACGAGGATCCATGGTCGGTGTTCCTCGCCGGATGGGACGCGGTGCTCGATACCGCCATCGACGAGTCCCTGCAGCGCATCCGCGTCGTAGACGCCCCGGCAGTCCTCGGCTGGCAGAGATGGCAGCAACGCAACGCCCGATACACCCTCGCCAACATCGAAGCCGGTCTCGTCCGCCTCCTCGAGCATGGCGCGCTCGCACCTCAGCCAGTAGCCCCGCTGGCGGTACTCCTCATGGGACTCAGCAATCAGGGAGTGGCCGCAATAGCCGGAGCGGAAGACCCGATCAAGGCTCGCGAAGACATCGGCCGAGCGGTGCGCCGCCTGCTCGAAGGGCTTCAACAGGGGGCTTAAAGTCGAGACCGGGACCGCGAGGTGGGACTTACGGTCGTCCGACCGCCCGGCTTTGCCAGGGAAATAGCCAGGCGTGATACCGCAGGGCGCGTTGCGTTCGACATCGTTCACGCTGCTCGGCTGGAGCCGATGACGGGAATCGAACCCGCGTATTCAGCTTGGGAAGCTGATGTTCTGCCATTGAACTACATCGGCCTGGTGCTGACGAAGGATAGCAACCGCACCACCGCCGGTGCGCGGCTATACGCTCTTCGCGTGCTGCTCTCCGATCGTGATATCCGCGCCGCCATCGCCGACGGCCGGCTGGGCATCGATCCCTTCGACGACGCCCTCGTTCAGCCCTCGAGCGTGGACGTGCGACTGGACAGCCTGTTCCGGGTCTTCAACAACACCCGCTACACCCATATCGACCCCGCCAAGCAGCAGGACGAGCTCACCAGCCTGGTCGAACCCGCCGACGGCGAGCCGTTCGTCCTACATCCCGGCGAGTTCGTCCTCGGCTCGACCCTGGAGTGCTGCACCCTGCCCGACGACCTCGCCGGCCGCCTGGAGGGCAAGTCGTCGCTCGGCCGCCTGGGTCTGCTGACCCACTCCACTGCCGGCTTCATCGACCCAGGCTTCTCCGGCCACATCACCCTGGAGCTCTCCAACGTCGCGAATCTGCCGATCACGCTGTGGCCGGGCATGAAGATTGGCCAGTTGTGCCTGCTGCGGTTGACCAGCCCCGCCGAAAATCCGTACGGCAGCGCGAGCGTCGGGTCCAAATACCAGGGACAACGCGGCCCGACACCGTCGCGTTCGTATCAGAACTTCCTGCACTCCAAGCCCGGCGAGTAACCTCGAAGCTCCGGGGTCAGATGCCACCCACCAGCTAATCCGTTTGGCTGTAACAACGCCGCGAGCTGCGGCGATGAACTCTACGGTTAAGCGGCTCTAGCAAGGTGGAGCGCAGCAACGGGTCGGGGAGATCCAGCAAACAACCTTGGAGGGGTAGTGGACATCGCACTTGGTGTGTCCATGACGCCGACGGCGGTGCGCATGGTGCTGGTCGAAGGCGAGAAGGCCGACGGCGTGACCGTCGACCACGACGCCTTTGACATCGAGACCGGCGAAGGTGCAGCAACCGCAGCCGAACAGGTCGTCGCGGCAATTCTCGGTACCCGGGAAAGCGCCGCCGAAGGCGGGCACCGCCTGGTGTCGACCGGTATCACGTGGACCGACCATGCCGCGGCGGCCGGAGTGCGCGACGCCCTCGCCGCGCGCAAGATCGACGACGTTGTCCTGGTGTCCGAACTCCACGCCGCCGGTGCGCTGGCGCAAGCCGTCGGGCAGAAGATCGGCTATGACCGCACCGCGCTGATGTTCCTCGAGCGCGACACCGCGACCGTCTCGGTGGTGGACACCGCCACCGGCGACATCGTCAAGGTGCAGACCGAAGACCTGCACGCCCAGGATGCGGTCGCCGAACTGCAGCGGATGATCGCCGGCCTGGAGACCATCGCCGAGCCCCCGCAGGGCGTGTTCGTCCTCGGCTCCGGCGTCGACGTGGCGGCGGTGAAATCCCAGCTCTCACTCGGCACCGCGCTGCCCGTGCACGCTCCCGACGAAGCCGAGCTCGCGCTGGCCCGCGGCGCCGCGCTGGCCGCTGCCACAGCACCTCGCTACGACGCGTCGACCGTTGGCCTGGCCTACGCCCAAGATCCCGACGGCACCACCGCCGGCAAGGTCTACCCGGCTGCCGGAATGTACCCGGCGGGCGCGAGCACCGAAATGTCGGAAGCCGGCACTCAGATGGCCGCCGCGGGCTACATGGCCCCGCTCGGTTACAGCGAGGTCCTCGACGAACTCGACGGCGAGCTCGGCTACGACTCCCTGCCCGAGGAGCTCGACTTCGCTCCCGACGACTCCGGCCGCAAGCCGTTCCTGCTGGTCGGCAGCGCGCTGACATCGATCTTCGTGGTCGGTGTTGTGGCGCTGGTGATTTCGCTGGCGGTCAGCATCCGCCCCACCGTCGATCAACGGCCCAGCCCGGCCGAGAGCGTCATCGTGCCCAGCAGTCAGCCGGCCGCGCCTGCCGTCCAGCAAGCCGCACCGCCGGCCCCGCCGTCGGCTCCATCGGTGCCCGACACAATCCAGGAGCCCATCCCGGTTGTGCAGCAGGCTCCGCGGACCGTCTTTGTGACCCCGGCGCCGCAAGCTCCGGTACTGGCACCTGCCCCGGCGGCGCCCGCGCCTGCTCCGGAGGCGCCCGCCCCCGCTCCGGAAGCACCGGCGCCGGCCCCGGTTCCGATCGCTCCGGTCATCCCGGCGCCGATCCTGCCGCCGCCGGTCATCGTGTTGCCGCCGCCGATCCTGCCGCCATTCCTACGGCCGCCGCGGCAGCGGGACTACCCGTCGTACCCGTCGTCGCCGAACTATCCGTCGTACCCCTCGTCGCCGCCGCAGACGCCGACCTACCCGTCGTCGCCTCCCACGCAGCAGCCGTCGTACCCATCGCAGCCTTCGACGCCGCCGCAGCAGCAGGAGCCGTCGGCTCCCTCGGCTCCGGTGACCACGCAGCCGCCGGCCGCTAGTGGCTCGGGCGGTTACGGAGGCGGCTCAGGCTACGGAGGCGGCTCTGGCAGCGGCTCGGGCTCCGGCTCTGGCAGCGGCTCGAGCTCCAGCTCCGGGTCCGACGGCTCCCGCTCCAGCGGTGGTTCCGGTGGATCGAGCAGCGGCGGGGGATCGCAAAGTCCGCTGTGGCCGTTCCCCAGCTTCGGGCACTGACGCCGGAGTTCACCCGGCGTTAGCCTCGCGCTCAGTGTCGCGATGCAGTCAGATCATTGTGGCTGCCTATAGATGGCAGTGTGCGTTGCACTGTTTTTGGTACGGGTTATCTAGGCGCGACCCACGCCGCCGGAATGGCCGAGCTCGGCCATGACGTCGTCGGGATCGACATCGACCCCGGAAAGATCGCAAAACTGTCCTCCGGCGACATCCCGTTCTATGAACCCGGGCTCGCAAAGATGTTGCAGGACAATCTCTCTGCGGGTCGCCTGCGGTTCACCACCGATTACGACCTGGCAGCCGACTTCGCCGACGTGCACTTCCTGGGCGTCGGAACGCCGCAGAAAAAGGGCGAATACGGCGCCGATCTGCGCCACGTCAATGCCGTCATCGACGAATTGGTCCCGCGGCTGACCCGGCCTTCGGTAATCGTCGGCAAGTCAACGGTTCCGGTGGGTACGGCCGCCGCCCTGAGCCTTCGCGCGCAGTCGCTGGCAGCCGACGGTGTGGACGTCGAGATCGCCTGGAATCCGGAGTTCCTCCGCGAGGGCTTCGCAGTGCAGGACACCCTGCATCCCGACCGGATCGTCGTTGGCGTTCAACCAGATTCGCGACGTGCCGAGGCCGTGCTGCGGGATCTCTACGCACCGCTGCTCACCGAAGATGTGCCCTTCCTGCTCACCGATCTACAGACCGCCGAGCTGGTCAAAGTCTCTGCCAATGCTTTTCTGGCCACCAAGATCTCGTTCATCAACGCCATCTCCGAGGTGTGTGAGGCCGCCGGCGCCGACGTCCGCGTCCTGGCGGACGCGCTGGGTTACGACCCGCGTATCGGGCGCCGATTCCTCAACGCGGGGTTGGGTTTCGGCGGCGGTTGCCTGCCCAAGGACATTCGCGCCTTCATGGCCCGCGCCGGCGAGCTCGGCGCCAATCACGCGCTGACGTTCCTGCGCGAGGTGGACAGCATCAACATGCGCAGGCGCACCCGCATGGTCGAGCTGGCCACCACCGCATGCGGTGGTTCGCTGCTCGGCGCCAATGTCGCGGTGCTCGGTGCCGCCTTCAAGCCCGAATCCGACGACGTACGGGATTCGCCGGCGCTCAACGTCGCCGGCATGCTCCAGCTCAACGGCGCAACCGTGAACGTCTACGACCCGAAGGCCATGGAGAACTCGCAGCGCTTGTTCCCGACCTTGAATTACTCGACCTCGGCACTAGAGGCCTGCGATCGCGCCGACGCGGTGCTGGTGCTCACCGAATGGCAGGAGTTCGTCGACCTCGATCCGGACGAGCTGGCCCAGACGGTTCGGGCCAGAGTTGTTGTCGACGGCCGCAATTGCCTGGATGCAGCGAGCTGGGCTGCGGCGGGATGGAAGGTTTACGCGTTGGGCCGCCCGGTCTTGACGTAGGTTTTCCTTCGTGGACTTCGCAACAGCCCTGATCGCCGAGAATGCCGCGTTCGCTGATCTTCTGCGCGATGCCGACCTGTCGATTCCGGTGCCGACCTGCCCGGAGTGGACACTCGAGCAGCTGATGCGCCACGTCGGGCGTGGCGATCGGTGGTGCGGCCAGATCGTCGCCGAGCAGTCAATGGACTTCATCGACCCGCGCACCGTAGAGGGCGGCAAGCCGCCGGCCGGCCGGGACAACGAGATCGCCTGGCTGCAAGCTGGTCCGCGCCAACTGATCGACGCCGTCGCCGCCACCGGCGCCGACACCCTGGTGTGGACATTCCTGGGTCCGCGGCCTGCCGCGTGGTGGATCCGGCGGCGCCTGCACGAGATCGTCGTCCACCGAGCTGACGCCGCAATCGCGTTGGGCGTCGACTACACCGTCGACCCGGCCCTGGCCGCCGACGCCATCACCGAATGGCTGGAACGCGTCGAGATTCAGGCCGACGAAGAAGGTCCGGCCGGCGGCGACCGGCCAGTAGGGGACGGCCTGTCGATACACCTGCACGCCACCGATTCCGGTCTCGGTGGGGCCGGCGAGTGGACCATCCTCGGCCGTCCCGACGGCATCGCCGTCGAACAGGGGCACGGCAAGGCCACGGTCGCGCTGCGAGGACCGGCACGCGACCTGCTGCTGGCCGTCGTGCGTCGTCGCAGTGCCGCCGAGGAAGGCATCGAGATTTTCGGCGACGCGGGTGTCTGGGACACCTGGCTGGCACGCACACCCTTCTAGACCGGTAGTTTGAGCGAAATGAGCACTTCAGAGATCGCCACCGTGCTGGCCTGGCATGACGCGCTGAGCAGTTCGGACCTGGACACCTTGATCTCGCTGTCCAGCGACGACATCGAGATCGGTGACGCCGGCGGCGCCGCGCAGGGTCATGCCGCTCTGCGGGACTGGGCCCAGCGACTCGAGGCGACCCTCGAGGTTGGCCAGATCTACTACCGCGACGGAGTCGTGGTGGTGCAGGAGCGGTTGACCCCAAAGGCCAACCCGTCAGACGTCCGCACGACGGCGGCGGCGTTCCGGGTGGTCCACGACCACGTCACCTCGGTGTTCCGCCACGACGACCTGGCCGCTGCTCTGGCGGCTACCGAGATGTCCGACGAAGACCTGCAGGTCTGATCGACTTGCGCGGGATAATCCTGGCCGGCGGGTCGGGCACGCGGCTGTACCCCATCACCCAGGGGGTCAGCAAGCAGCTGCTGCCCGTCTACGACAAGCCGATGATCTACTACCCGCTGTCCACGCTCCTGATGGCCGGCATCCGCGACATCCTGGTGATCACCACCGGGCACGATGCGCCGGCGTTCCACCGGCTGCTCGGCGACGGATCCCACCTCGGCGTCAACATCAGGTACGCGGTGCAGGACCGCCCCGACGGGCTGGCCCAGGCGTTCCTGATCGGCGCCGACCACATCGGCACTGGAACCGTCGCACTTGTCTTGGGCGACAACATCTTTTACGGCCCCGGCGTCGGCACCAGCCTCAACCGATTCCGAGATCTTGTTGGAGCGGCCATCTTCGCCTACCGGGTGGCCGATCCGACCGCATACGGTGTGGTCGAGTTCGCCCCCGACGGCACGGCACTGTCGCTGGAGGAGAAGCCGGTCAATCCCAAATCCAGCTACGCCGTGCCCGGGTTGTACTTCTACGACAACGACGTCATCGAGATCGCCCGTGGGCTGCGGCCGTCAGCCCGCGGCGAACTGGAGATCACCGAGGTCAACCAGACCTATCTGGAC includes:
- a CDS encoding ferritin-like domain-containing protein; this encodes MTTKDKYTEVPTPYAWEVPSAGDARFTWEYDEGRSRLLSLYQKGKDKQWDAQSRIDWSQDVDPMNPVGLPDEFHPLFGSPMWEAADEARHAEMRQHFQAWQFSQFLHGEQGAMVCAAKIVEVVPDLDAKFYAATQTMDEARHVEAFSRFLQEKVELVYPINTNLTSLLEDTLRDSRWDMPYLGMQVLIEGLALAAFGVLRDMAAPDSLAKQVLAYVMQDEARHVAFGRISLKDYYSQLTEVERAEREEFVVDACYLMRDRFRGEEVFETLGLDVQACAEWVDTSPLMIQFRSHLFSRIVPIVKDIGLWGDKVQGAFRDMGVQDMADFDIESMMKADEDQAEQLDKAHAEMAARATEVDEVIAAGMS
- a CDS encoding DUF4344 domain-containing metallopeptidase; protein product: MNTRILPVLAIGLMLTACGGGGGEEKAESSDVSAASQTPKANGPTDTPASDASGGKMVVTYDDAASPDAQNGKKLLQDNKVLEDLAEDINQSLKLPVDIPLHGSQCDQANAFWSPDKKTITICYEDADLGQKIFTKAGDKDPVASAIGSEDATFYHEAGHMAITLYNLPITGKEEDAADQLAAYILLTPGDNGKVDTESLKAITNFARAFQASASARTELGAADMADVHSLDQQRVYNLQCWIYGSNPEANADMVTEGGLPQERAQGCADEWKQVSHAWSTLLDDHWK
- a CDS encoding YncE family protein, whose amino-acid sequence is MPDPVNRIIDHIPLPNGAFSFEYFNDTLYCTGGTTRRINLHTNAVVQIGPQATFSGAIAVVDFHRPFPVPPDVLGSGTPDGRIYIATVSDSFVDAGGMVSFDDFEAAEILPPLLDRVTQFKLSPQAASTFRPAVSAMVVSSDGKYLYYFDLTTRMLCVVDLEAGPRMLGGYQLDGWSMSMVISPDDRFIYVAHPFDNSISVVDTTAWPSAVRKVPVANGPFGLALSADGKRLFVAQTGDSSTGDPSDLGAGTLTVLSTETMERVQVLTGERSTGVAVNSAGTRAYVTNNATVGTVSVVDVTGTPAVIDTITGFVNPSFLKLNADGTRLYVLDWASTPGVAVAAV
- a CDS encoding DUF2834 domain-containing protein, which encodes MTSISRLSGTDKLLCGIYLVLAVAALVFAFGNTVAYALSAGNGGLIGFFSAGYVNYATSSLTNDLLIVALAAAVLMVAEARRLGVPYVWAYVAAGVVIAISVAFPLFLIARQLKLAEGKSVDVQ
- a CDS encoding alpha/beta fold hydrolase, with translation MVAYIADSGLVSTCLGPLHVGQAGSGPPAVFWHSLWVDSRSWGPLVDMLAENRRVLTIDGPGYGRSSPIHRDFTLDDCATAAGEVLNQLGVDEPVDWVGNAWGGHVGITTAVSQPHRLRSLVTIAAPLTPVSRRQRWTKTYPLAAIYRLVGPNRFITKALFDALMGPKALAAQPEQAAAMMTAFRETDRESVRRTIRFMHSWQALTDDVPNVTVPTLLIAGDLPDQHWRPADAQTAAATMPHARAVAVTGAGHLGPLLLDVELIAETIREFWKSLR
- a CDS encoding TetR/AcrR family transcriptional regulator, translating into MVAVKGKQDARERLVAVATELFGERGYHQTSTEEIVRRSGLTRGSLYHHFADKAALFEEVFDRADRTVSTRVRAAAKAATDRDEDPWSVFLAGWDAVLDTAIDESLQRIRVVDAPAVLGWQRWQQRNARYTLANIEAGLVRLLEHGALAPQPVAPLAVLLMGLSNQGVAAIAGAEDPIKAREDIGRAVRRLLEGLQQGA
- the dcd gene encoding dCTP deaminase; translation: MLLSDRDIRAAIADGRLGIDPFDDALVQPSSVDVRLDSLFRVFNNTRYTHIDPAKQQDELTSLVEPADGEPFVLHPGEFVLGSTLECCTLPDDLAGRLEGKSSLGRLGLLTHSTAGFIDPGFSGHITLELSNVANLPITLWPGMKIGQLCLLRLTSPAENPYGSASVGSKYQGQRGPTPSRSYQNFLHSKPGE
- a CDS encoding membrane protein, whose amino-acid sequence is MDIALGVSMTPTAVRMVLVEGEKADGVTVDHDAFDIETGEGAATAAEQVVAAILGTRESAAEGGHRLVSTGITWTDHAAAAGVRDALAARKIDDVVLVSELHAAGALAQAVGQKIGYDRTALMFLERDTATVSVVDTATGDIVKVQTEDLHAQDAVAELQRMIAGLETIAEPPQGVFVLGSGVDVAAVKSQLSLGTALPVHAPDEAELALARGAALAAATAPRYDASTVGLAYAQDPDGTTAGKVYPAAGMYPAGASTEMSEAGTQMAAAGYMAPLGYSEVLDELDGELGYDSLPEELDFAPDDSGRKPFLLVGSALTSIFVVGVVALVISLAVSIRPTVDQRPSPAESVIVPSSQPAAPAVQQAAPPAPPSAPSVPDTIQEPIPVVQQAPRTVFVTPAPQAPVLAPAPAAPAPAPEAPAPAPEAPAPAPVPIAPVIPAPILPPPVIVLPPPILPPFLRPPRQRDYPSYPSSPNYPSYPSSPPQTPTYPSSPPTQQPSYPSQPSTPPQQQEPSAPSAPVTTQPPAASGSGGYGGGSGYGGGSGSGSGSGSGSGSSSSSGSDGSRSSGGSGGSSSGGGSQSPLWPFPSFGH
- a CDS encoding UDP-glucose/GDP-mannose dehydrogenase family protein → MRCTVFGTGYLGATHAAGMAELGHDVVGIDIDPGKIAKLSSGDIPFYEPGLAKMLQDNLSAGRLRFTTDYDLAADFADVHFLGVGTPQKKGEYGADLRHVNAVIDELVPRLTRPSVIVGKSTVPVGTAAALSLRAQSLAADGVDVEIAWNPEFLREGFAVQDTLHPDRIVVGVQPDSRRAEAVLRDLYAPLLTEDVPFLLTDLQTAELVKVSANAFLATKISFINAISEVCEAAGADVRVLADALGYDPRIGRRFLNAGLGFGGGCLPKDIRAFMARAGELGANHALTFLREVDSINMRRRTRMVELATTACGGSLLGANVAVLGAAFKPESDDVRDSPALNVAGMLQLNGATVNVYDPKAMENSQRLFPTLNYSTSALEACDRADAVLVLTEWQEFVDLDPDELAQTVRARVVVDGRNCLDAASWAAAGWKVYALGRPVLT
- a CDS encoding maleylpyruvate isomerase family mycothiol-dependent enzyme, with product MDFATALIAENAAFADLLRDADLSIPVPTCPEWTLEQLMRHVGRGDRWCGQIVAEQSMDFIDPRTVEGGKPPAGRDNEIAWLQAGPRQLIDAVAATGADTLVWTFLGPRPAAWWIRRRLHEIVVHRADAAIALGVDYTVDPALAADAITEWLERVEIQADEEGPAGGDRPVGDGLSIHLHATDSGLGGAGEWTILGRPDGIAVEQGHGKATVALRGPARDLLLAVVRRRSAAEEGIEIFGDAGVWDTWLARTPF
- a CDS encoding nuclear transport factor 2 family protein — translated: MSTSEIATVLAWHDALSSSDLDTLISLSSDDIEIGDAGGAAQGHAALRDWAQRLEATLEVGQIYYRDGVVVVQERLTPKANPSDVRTTAAAFRVVHDHVTSVFRHDDLAAALAATEMSDEDLQV